CAGCCGGTCGACCATCCGGTCGGCCATGCAGGCGGCGATCGCTTGCGACAGTCCGGCGTTCACCAGCCCGGCGCGCAGCCGCGTTTCGGGTGTCGCGCATGCGGAGAGCGCGAGGGCCGCGATCGCGGGAAGGAGAAGAAGAGGTTTCATCATCGCCGCCTTTAGCCGGTCAGACGGAGAAGCCAAAGACCGTTTGTCCTCCCTCGGGATAAACGCATTCGGCGATGCTCAGCGCCCGTGAAATTCGGCGACCGCGCCCGACACCGCCTGCATCAGCGACATGCGCGCCGGGATCGGCGAGGTCGTGTTGCCGAGCATGACGACGATGGCATAGCGGGTGCCGTCGGGGGCGGTCGCGATGCCGATGTCGTTATAGCCGGCGGTCATGCCCTTGTAATCCTGCCCCGTCCCCGTCTTGTGAAGAAATTGCCAGCCGGGCGGCAGTCCGCCCTTGAGCCGCCGCGGGCCGCTCTTGGTCCGGCTCATCACGCCGAGCAGATACTCGGTCGATTCGGGCGACAGCAAGGTGCCGCGGGCGAGGCGGGTCAGGGCGCTGGCGATGGCCGACGGACTCGCACCGTCGACCGGATTGGCGAGATAATTGTCCATCGCCGCCTTGCGCGTTGCGTCGGGCAGCGCGGCGCGCGCGGTCTGGAAATTGCGGCCGCGCGAATAGCTTTGCTGCCAGGTCAGGCCCGCAGTGCCGCTCTGCAGCAGCCGCTCGCCGGGGCCGAAGCGGATCGACCCCAGACCCTTGTTCGCGATGAAACGGCGCACCGCGTCGGGGCCGCCGACGGTGCGCAGCAGGCTGTCGTTGGCGAGATTGTCGCTGTGCGTGATCGCGGTCTCGATAAGGTCGCGGACGCTCATCGTCACCGACCCTTCGGCGAGGACACGTGCGGCGAGCGGCTGGTGGAACACCGCGAGGTCGTCGGGGCCGATACGCACCATCTGATCGAGGCGGAGCCGGCCCTGATCGACCGCGTCGAGCACCGCCATCGTTACCCACAGCTTCGACACGCTCTGCTGCGGGAACAGGTCGCCGCCGCGCTCGGAAAACTCCCATTCGCCGTCGATGCGCTGGATGGCGATGCCGGTCTTGCCGGGAAAGGCGCGCCACAAGCCGTTGATGCGGTCGGAGAGCCCGGCGGGCGGGCGGCGGAAGCCAGGGTCGAGCGTGCCGCGCGGCGCCGGAAGCTGCGACCGCACCGGCTGGCCGATCGGCACCGTCACCGACCCGGTCGAACTGCGCACGGGTTGCTGCTGCTGTTGCGGCGGCGCATGCTGCGCGCGCGGTTGCGGGACGATCGCGGAGCTGGCGCAGCCCGCGAGCACCGCGGCACTCGTCAGCGCGGCGAGCAGCGGCTTGCCGGTAAACTCGAACTTCATTCAGACCCCGCGCTTGCGACCATTATCATCTTGTTTTGTTCCCGACCCCCATCGGTCGGGCCGTTCGTCCCGCAGCCATGCGAAGCGGACCAGCGATTTGCGACGAATGATTCTTCTGCCGCGATGAGCGGCGCATCGGGCGACGCGTTCAGGGTGCCGGGGTACCGCGGACGAGCGCCGGATAGAGCCGCTTCAGCGCCGCCAGCTTCGGCGCGTCCCAGCGGACGATATAGGAGTTGGCCGGATTGCGGCGCATGAAATCCTGATGATTCGCCTCGGCGCGATAAAAGCGCTTGTAGCTTTCGACCGGCACGACGACCGGCTTCGCGAAATATTTTCCCTTGCCGATCTGCGCCAGATAGGCGGTCGCCACCTGCCGCTGCACCGCGTCCATCGGCACGATCGCGGCGCGATATTGGGTGCCGACGTCGGGGCCCTGCCGGTTCTTCAGCGTCGGGTCGGCAACGACCGAAAAGAGGATGCGCAGCAGGGTGCCATAGCTGACCTGCGTGGGGTCATAGACGATGCGCACCGCTTCGGCATGGCCGGAGGTGCCGTCGTGCGTCAGTTCGTACCGGGCGGTCGCGGCGCTGCCGCCATGATAGCCCGATTCGACCGAGATCACGCCCTTGACGTTGGAAAAGACGCCCTCGACGCCCCAGAAGCAGCCCCCCGCAAGCACAGCGGTGGCGCGCTTCGCCTTGACGGCGGGATCGACTGTAGCGGCGGGACGCCGGACGACGCTTTCAGCCTTTGCAGGCGCGCATCCAACGAGCAGCGCTCCGGCGACGAGCGCCGTCAGCGCATGGGAGACGAAATGGCGGCGCCGCGCCGTCACAGCGGCAGGGCGACCGCCGGCTGATTGGTGATGATGTACGTTGCGCCGATGGCAAAGCCGGCGAGCATCGTCAGGAACCAGTCGGAGCGGAGCATGGCAATCATGAGAGCCTCTTTAATTTCTATCTTCGGTCGGGCGGCGGGTGCCGCGCTGGTTACACCGATGATATGGCACGCCCCGGACCAGTCACGCAGTGATGGCGATCACCTTAGCCGTTCAGACTTACCATATGGTGAACCGGACGCTTAACCGCCGTTCATCTGCCAATTGGGATGGCGCCTGGTCCATTTCAAGACCGACCGGTATAAAATATCGCAGCGGGGTACCTCATTGCCGCTTGCCGGCGCGCGGCGGCGCGTCGAGCGGCAGCACCGGCAGCCAGACCCTGCTGCCCTCGCTGCCACCGCGCTCGAGCGTGATCGTGGCGGCGCGATAGTCCTGTTTCGTCGCCCGGAAGATATTCGGCACGAAGGTCTGCGGGTTGCGGTCATAGAGCGGAAACAGCGACGATTGTATCTGCACCATGATGCGATGCCCCGGCCGGAACACATGATTGACCACCGGCATGCGGAATCGATAGCGCTGCACGATATTGGCCGGAATTGCGCTCGGCCTTGAGGGATCGTCGCGATAGCGCCCGCGCAATATCTCGATGCTGATCGGCAGTTGATAGCCGCCCATCGGCGGATCGTTGGCATTTTCCGGTGGCAAAACGTCGATCAGCTTGACGACAAAGTCGCCGTCGGTTCCGGTGGTGCGCGCGAACAATTCGGCGATCGGCACGCCCGAAACGCGCACCGGAGCGGTCAGCGGTTCGGTCTCATAGGTCATCACGTCGGGCCGCTTGTCGACGTGGCGCTGGTCGGAAAGACGCCACGTGGTCCACGGCTCGGCGAATTCGTCCATGTCATAGGGCCGCGGCATGAAGGGCACCGGCTTGGCCGGGTCGGAAACATAGCTGTCCTCGCCGCGCGCGCCTTGCGCGAAGCTCAGCCCGCCCTCGCCCGCCAGATTCAGCGGCGTCAGGGGCGCCGGACAGTCGCGCTCGCAGGCCAGCGGCCAGCGCGCGAACCGTTCCCAGCGATCCTCGGCGGTGTTGTAGAGGATCGCCGACGGCAGGTTCGCCTTCGGCCCGTCTTCCAGCCGTTCGCGGAACAACGGCATCACCATCTCGTCCCAATATTGCCGTACCGTGTCGCCGTTCCACGCGAAGGCACCGGTGCGGCGCCCTTCGCGATTGACCTGGCTGTGCCGCCACGGCCCCAGCACCAGGTGGTGGTTGCCGACCTTGCCGGCGGCTTTCAGCGCTTCCCACGCGAGCACCGCGCCGTGGATCTCTTCCTGATCCCACAGCCCGGCTTCCCAGATCGTCGGCACGTCGGAGGGGTTGGCCGCCAGCAACCGGTCGAGCGCCTGTCCCTGCCAGAGTTCGTCATAGGCGGGATGTTCCTCGAGCCGCTTGTAGACGGGCATCTGGTCCAGCCCATGCTTTACGGCCCAGTCATGGGTCGATCCGGCGCGCAGGAAATTGTCATAGTCGTCATAACCATGGTGCGGCGGCCGCGGGAGCGCGCCCTTCGCTCCGGTCTGCATTGCAAAATAGTCGAGGTAGATGTTGTGGAAGGCGCCGTTGTGAAACCAGTCGTCGCGCCACTGGTCGATCATCGGACTCTCGGCGGCGGCAACCTTCAGCGCCGGGTGCGGGCGGAGCAGCGCCATCGCCACCGTATGCCCCTCATAGGACGAACCGATCATGCCGATGCGGCCATTGCTTTCAGGCAGGTTCGCCTTGTCCGCCAGCCAGGCGATCGTGTCAAAGGCGTCGGTGGCGTTATCGACGCCGGTATCGTTGAGCGGCCCCACCGGGGGGCGCATCATCACATATTCGCCCTCCGACTTATATTTGCCGCGGACGTCCTGCCAGACGCGAATATAGCGGGCGCGCACGAACTGTTCTTCGCTGCGCTGGCTCGCGTTGATCAGCTTGCGGCTCTGCGACCGCATCGCGCGGGCGGTCGCATCATAAGGGGTGCGGGTCAGGACGATCGGGGCGTTGGCGACGCCCCTGGGGATCATCATGACGGTATAGAGCTTCACCCCGTCGCGCATCGGGATCATCGCTTCACGGCGGATATAGTCGGCCGGGACGGTGGGCGGCGCCAGCGTCGCCATGTCGCCGCCCGGCACCACGATGGAGCGCACCGATTGCGCCGTCACCGGAAATTGCGCCAGCATCGCCAGTGCAACAAGTGCCGTGGCCCGTCCGACCATTACCCCATGATCCCCGCTCCCGCCAGCGCCGCACCGGTCGCCGGGCGGCGCCGGCGGGGTCCGATACTAGAAATCGAACCCGACATTGACCCCGACGGTGCGCGGGCGGAGGCGATAGGCGCGGCCGCCGCCCAGGAGATTGTCGATCCAGGTGAAGGTATCGCGATTGGTCAGATTCTTGGCGAAAACGCCCAGCTTGATCCTGTCGATCGTGATGCCCGCATTGACGCCGAACTGATGATAGTCGCCCACCTTGCCGGTCTCGTTGAGGTTGCTGTAGTAGCTGGAGACATAGGTCCAGTCGCCGCGGACAAATGCCTCGTTGCCGCCGATGTCGAAGCGCTTTTCCAGCGCGGCATAGGCATTGTGGTTGGGCGAGCCGGGAAGCTGGGCGTCCGTGATGCCGCCGGACAGAGCAAGCGAATCGGCGTCGTTGCCCAATGTCGCCTTGGCCCACGACATCGAGAACTGGGCATGCCAATTGCCCGGCAACCGACCCGACAGTTCGAACTCCACGCCCTTTACCTTGGCGCTGCCGGCGTTGAAATAAAATCCGGCGCGGCGGGGGAAGGTCAGGAGGATGACCGGAATGCCCTTCCAGTCGGTGTAGTAGCCGGTCAGCGAGCCGCGAACGTTGCCGCTGGGCGACTGGAATTTGACGCCGCCTTCATAGGTATCGACCTTGTCCGGATCGAGGAGGCCGGGCGGGATGGTACGCTGGGTCCCGTCGACAAAGTCCACGATACCGTCGCCATTGGGATCGTCGAGCGGGTCGAGAAGATTCTGGACCTGCGGCTGACGGAATCCCTGTGCCCATTGGCCATACACGAAAATCTCGTCGTTCGGCTTGTAGGCGAGGTTCACTTTCCAGTTCACGCCGTCGACGCTGCTCTTGAAGCCCTGCAAGCCGTTCACGATCACGGGTTCAACATATTGGTCGCGGAAGATCGGGTAAGAGGTGTTGAACCGGTAATAGCGCGCGCCGACCGTCAGCGTCAGCGGATCCCAGGGCGTAAACGCCGCTTCGCCGAACGCGGCAAACTGTTTGGTCACCAGTTCACGCTCCGGCCCCTCCCCCAAATTCGGAGCGATATCGTCATAGGCAGGGCCCGTGGTGACCGTGCCGCTGTAGCGCAGATTGGCGAACACATGCTCCGAACGATCTTCATAATAAATGCCCGCAACCACGGCGAGCGGCCCGCCCCAGTCAGAGGTGAAGCGCGTTTCGTTGACGAAGACCTTGTTGTATTTGCGGCCGGCAGAATAGGTTCCGGCCAGAATCTCGGGAGCAACATAGCCGAGAGAAAAGTGGCTTATCGCCTTATAGTCCACATAGGATGTGGAGTTCATTAACGTACCCCAGTCCCAGCTATATTCGGCGATGAGATTGGAGAGGTTGAGCGTCGTGTTAGCGAACTCGTCCGCCGTGCTGTCAGGACCGGTGCGCGGCGTCGCCTGGAGATAGTCGGTCGGCGATACGTTGGTGTCGATATAGCCGAAGCCGTCCTGCTCGATCCGTTGATAGAGGTGCATCGCTTCGAACGACAGACCCGCAATCGGCTCCCAGCGGACGCTGCCGCGGAAGCCAGTGGTTTCCGACGCCCCGACATTGTCGCGATCGCGCGATTGTACGCCGAGGCCTGCGGCATAATCGATGGCGTCGGTCGGCTGACTGGCGGCGACATTGTCGATATAGCCGTCCTCGAAAACCCGGTAGCCGACCAGACGGACGGCCAGCCGATCCCGCACGATGGGCAGGTTGACCATGCCGTTCACCGTGTAGTTGTCGCCGCCGCGACGCGCCGTGTTAGAATATTCCGCATTCACGCGGCCTTCAAATTCCGTCAGATTCGGCGCGTTGGGGATGACCCGAACCGCGCCGCCGAGCGCGCCCGATCCGAACAAGGTGCCTTGCGGCCCGCGCAAAACTTCGACGCGTTCGATATCGAACATCTTCGGGTCGGAGTTGCCGGCCTGGTTGCCGTTGATTTGCGTGCCGTTGCCCGTCACCGGAACTTCGCCGAAATAGCTGCCGGTCGGGGTGTTGGTGGAAATCTGGCTGCCAGTGCTGATGCCGCGAATGGTGATCGTGTTCTGGCCGTTGCCGCGCTCCTGAAAGCTGACGCCGGGCACGGATTGGAGATAGTCGTTCATTCCGACCAGATTGCGCTTCAGGATCTGCTCCTCGCCGATGGCGCTGACGGCACCCGGCGTGTCCTGCAGGGTGGTCTCGCGGCGGGTTGCGGTAACGATGATTTCGTCGTCGCCCTGCCCGGCCTGCTGCCTGCCGGCGGTATCGCGATCCTGCGCCAGGGCCGGCGCCGTCCACACCAGAGCGAGAGCGCAGCCGGTTACAAATTTGCTTTTCATTACAATCCCCTTTTGCGACGGGGATGTTGGCTATGATCGTTTTATGCCCGTCGGGCGAATTAACCCTCCCCTGCTCTGCCGGCGCAAATGATTAATCCTGAGGCCTAGATTGAATTATTCTTACGCTAACGCCGGGGGTACCGTTATAAAAAGCTGGCGCCCCGACCCTGCCGGAGGCCTTGTTTTCTTACGGTCGGGCAGCGCAAACCACCGGCCCGCAACCCGCCGAAACTGCCGGCAATGGCAGCCTCGGGTCGACGTGCTGGCTATCGCGATCAGTTCAGCGCGGCGCAGGCCTGCTGGATACGGACGCACGCTTCCTTGAGCACCGCTTCCGACGTCGCATAGGAAACGCGGAACGCCGGCGACAGGCCGAAG
The Sphingopyxis macrogoltabida genome window above contains:
- a CDS encoding serine hydrolase, which gives rise to MKFEFTGKPLLAALTSAAVLAGCASSAIVPQPRAQHAPPQQQQQPVRSSTGSVTVPIGQPVRSQLPAPRGTLDPGFRRPPAGLSDRINGLWRAFPGKTGIAIQRIDGEWEFSERGGDLFPQQSVSKLWVTMAVLDAVDQGRLRLDQMVRIGPDDLAVFHQPLAARVLAEGSVTMSVRDLIETAITHSDNLANDSLLRTVGGPDAVRRFIANKGLGSIRFGPGERLLQSGTAGLTWQQSYSRGRNFQTARAALPDATRKAAMDNYLANPVDGASPSAIASALTRLARGTLLSPESTEYLLGVMSRTKSGPRRLKGGLPPGWQFLHKTGTGQDYKGMTAGYNDIGIATAPDGTRYAIVVMLGNTTSPIPARMSLMQAVSGAVAEFHGR
- the msrA gene encoding peptide-methionine (S)-S-oxide reductase MsrA, with translation MTARRRHFVSHALTALVAGALLVGCAPAKAESVVRRPAATVDPAVKAKRATAVLAGGCFWGVEGVFSNVKGVISVESGYHGGSAATARYELTHDGTSGHAEAVRIVYDPTQVSYGTLLRILFSVVADPTLKNRQGPDVGTQYRAAIVPMDAVQRQVATAYLAQIGKGKYFAKPVVVPVESYKRFYRAEANHQDFMRRNPANSYIVRWDAPKLAALKRLYPALVRGTPAP
- a CDS encoding CocE/NonD family hydrolase, encoding MVGRATALVALAMLAQFPVTAQSVRSIVVPGGDMATLAPPTVPADYIRREAMIPMRDGVKLYTVMMIPRGVANAPIVLTRTPYDATARAMRSQSRKLINASQRSEEQFVRARYIRVWQDVRGKYKSEGEYVMMRPPVGPLNDTGVDNATDAFDTIAWLADKANLPESNGRIGMIGSSYEGHTVAMALLRPHPALKVAAAESPMIDQWRDDWFHNGAFHNIYLDYFAMQTGAKGALPRPPHHGYDDYDNFLRAGSTHDWAVKHGLDQMPVYKRLEEHPAYDELWQGQALDRLLAANPSDVPTIWEAGLWDQEEIHGAVLAWEALKAAGKVGNHHLVLGPWRHSQVNREGRRTGAFAWNGDTVRQYWDEMVMPLFRERLEDGPKANLPSAILYNTAEDRWERFARWPLACERDCPAPLTPLNLAGEGGLSFAQGARGEDSYVSDPAKPVPFMPRPYDMDEFAEPWTTWRLSDQRHVDKRPDVMTYETEPLTAPVRVSGVPIAELFARTTGTDGDFVVKLIDVLPPENANDPPMGGYQLPISIEILRGRYRDDPSRPSAIPANIVQRYRFRMPVVNHVFRPGHRIMVQIQSSLFPLYDRNPQTFVPNIFRATKQDYRAATITLERGGSEGSRVWLPVLPLDAPPRAGKRQ
- a CDS encoding TonB-dependent receptor — protein: MKSKFVTGCALALVWTAPALAQDRDTAGRQQAGQGDDEIIVTATRRETTLQDTPGAVSAIGEEQILKRNLVGMNDYLQSVPGVSFQERGNGQNTITIRGISTGSQISTNTPTGSYFGEVPVTGNGTQINGNQAGNSDPKMFDIERVEVLRGPQGTLFGSGALGGAVRVIPNAPNLTEFEGRVNAEYSNTARRGGDNYTVNGMVNLPIVRDRLAVRLVGYRVFEDGYIDNVAASQPTDAIDYAAGLGVQSRDRDNVGASETTGFRGSVRWEPIAGLSFEAMHLYQRIEQDGFGYIDTNVSPTDYLQATPRTGPDSTADEFANTTLNLSNLIAEYSWDWGTLMNSTSYVDYKAISHFSLGYVAPEILAGTYSAGRKYNKVFVNETRFTSDWGGPLAVVAGIYYEDRSEHVFANLRYSGTVTTGPAYDDIAPNLGEGPERELVTKQFAAFGEAAFTPWDPLTLTVGARYYRFNTSYPIFRDQYVEPVIVNGLQGFKSSVDGVNWKVNLAYKPNDEIFVYGQWAQGFRQPQVQNLLDPLDDPNGDGIVDFVDGTQRTIPPGLLDPDKVDTYEGGVKFQSPSGNVRGSLTGYYTDWKGIPVILLTFPRRAGFYFNAGSAKVKGVEFELSGRLPGNWHAQFSMSWAKATLGNDADSLALSGGITDAQLPGSPNHNAYAALEKRFDIGGNEAFVRGDWTYVSSYYSNLNETGKVGDYHQFGVNAGITIDRIKLGVFAKNLTNRDTFTWIDNLLGGGRAYRLRPRTVGVNVGFDF